In Helicoverpa zea isolate HzStark_Cry1AcR chromosome 3, ilHelZeax1.1, whole genome shotgun sequence, the following proteins share a genomic window:
- the LOC124645725 gene encoding zinc finger protein SNAI2-like has translation MLVEDSQTTRALMTKKYAHCPLKKRPVLVREERPATPPTTPPHPAHLATRLYYDYHCDTENDEPQNLSTKPEDLSKTGNYPSKASSPVSTTAVKVEPREWPQHQLEYLAACRARLEPAPAELARPTPQYAYLPTLYAPYPLEELYPAPPSQSPPAHPQLYAHHYSPASPPSSVSPPPCPEDLRSPGSVSSDSGISVSAPRRPRYQCPDCAKSYSTYSGLSKHQQYHCAAAEGSLARKSFSCKYCAKVYTSLGALKMHIRTHTLPCKCHLCGKAFSRPWLLQGHIRTHTGEKPFSCHHCRRAFADRSNLRAHLQTHSDVKKYSCSGCGKTFSRMSLLSKHLEGGCGVPGASPYEYRPEAMSSPHSHQSLPPPAPVHAY, from the exons ATGCTCGTGGAGGATTCACAGACCACTCGGGCTCTGATGACGAAGAAGTACGCACATTGTCCGCTGAAGAAGCGGCCGGTGCTGGTGCGGGAGGAGCGGCCTGCGACGCCGCCCACTACGCCGCCTCACCCCGCCCACCTCGCCACGCGACTTTACTACGATTATCATT GTGATACAGAAAATGATGAACCCCAAAATCTTAGTACGAAACCAGAAGATCTTTCCAAAACTGGTAACTACCCAAGCAAAGCTTCATCACCAGTTTCGACCACAGCAGTTAAGGTAGAACCTCGCGAATGGCCACAGCATCAACTGGAGTACCTGGCTGCGTGCCGTGCTCGTCTCGAGCCCGCGCCGGCTGAGCTAGCGCGCCCCACGCCTCAGTACGCGTACCTGCCGACACTGTACGCGCCCTACCCTCTGGAAGAGCTGTACCCGGCACCACCATCACAGTCCCCACCTGCGCACCCCCAACTGTACGCTCACCACTACTCGCCGGCCTCACCACCATCCTCCGTGTCACCACCGCCGTGCCCGGAAGACTTACGTTCACCCGGATCAGTCTCCTCCGACTCCGGTATATCAGTATCAGCACCACGACGCCCTCGCTACCAGTGCCCAGATTGTGCAAAGTCCTATTCTACTTATTCTGGGCTATCGAAGCATCAACAATACCACTGCGCGGCCGCCGAGGGCAGCCTTGCAAGAAAATCGTTCAGCTGCAAATACTGCGCCAAGGTGTACACATCTCTTGGAGCGCTTAAGATGCATATCAGAACTCACACCCTGCCCTGCAAGTGTCATCTGTGCGGCAAGGCGTTCTCCAGGCCGTGGTTGCTGCAGGGACACATCCGCACCCACACTGGGGAAAAGCCATTCTCTTGTCATCATTGTCGTCGCGCTTTCGCCGACAGGTCGAACCTGCGCGCCCACCTACAAACTCATTCAGacgttaaaaaatattcttgttcCGGCTGCGGTAAGACGTTCTCTCGCATGTCCTTGTTGAGCAAGCACTTGGAGGGAGGTTGCGGAGTCCCAGGCGCTTCCCCGTACGAGTACCGACCGGAAGCGATGTCCTCGCCGCACTCGCATCAGTCGCTCCCTCCGCCAGCTCCTGTCCATGCCTATTAA